GAACCCGGCAGTTAAGCCCACCTGCGTCGAACACTGTACTGAGGTACGAGAGTCCTCGGGAACTGTTCAACGCTGCCAATACCACTTCTTCTTATCAAAACGAAACACAACAGCGGATGCATTACCGTTTATTCTAATAATTATCATACAGGAGCGGATGCAATGCCTTTTTTCATGTACTGATTCCTTCTGAGAGGAGTACCTTTTATCACGCCTTCCCTGATCGCTCTCCTGAATAAAGAAAAGAGGGGGTCGAAATTGGGGTTGGTGCAGAGAGCAGGGAGTGCGGTTGTTCCCGACACTCTGGCAGGTACTACTCTCTCCGCAGGGTATATAGCAGCATGCAGCGGAGGGTGAAAGTGAAAAAATTATCGTGGATCATCGAAAAGGTTGATGATCACCATATTAAAAAAGGGTTAGTTCTTTGTTTCAACCCGTGATATCTCAACAGTGAGCCCACGAATTGTTCTATCCTTCATTATCTCGACAACTTCCCGTGCATTCTCCGCAGGGACATCGACATAGGTGAAGGTCTCATAGATATCGATTGCACCAATGGATCGTCCCGGAAGACCGGTCTCACCTGCAATAGCGCCAACAATATCCTTTGCCCTGATCTGGCGGTCTTTTCCGATTGATATACGGAGCCGTGCCATACCCGGTTCAATTGTGCCTCCCTCATTGCCATAGGTCCGCTCCTCGGTATCACGTCCGCCAAGATGGATCTTCATAAGTGCAGTGGCAATCTCGATACAGGTAAGACCTTCTTCCAGTGCCTGCTCTACATGGGGGATGAATCGTTCGCCAAGCCCGGTCTCACAGACTTCCTTCACTTTATCGATGAGGACACGTGCCTGTGATGCCTCGACATCATCGGGTGTTGGAAGGGCCATCCGGACGATCTTGATCTTTGCGAACCTCTGGATCTCGCGGAGTTTATAGATCTCTTTTGGTGCAACAAATGAGAATGAGGATCCTGCCCGGCCTGCCCGGGCCGTCCGCCCGATACGGTGAATATAATACTCAACATCCTGCGGAACATCGTAGTTGAATACGGTATCGATCTCACTGATATCAAGGCCGCGTGCCGCAACATCAGTTGCAACCAGAATATCGATCTGCCTCTTCCGGAACTTCCCCATGACGCGATCCCGCTGGGTCTGCTTCATGTCGCCATGGAGTGCGTCGGCGAAGTATCCACGTGCCTGGAGCCGTGATGTGACATCATCGACGGCACGCTTCGTGTTGCAGAAGACCATGGCAAGATCGGGATTCTGGATGTCGATCAGATTACAGAGGACATCGAGTTTCTGCCGGTCTTTGACCTCAAGATAGTACTGTTCTATCTGGGGAACAGTCATCTCAGCATGAACAACCTTGATGAACTCGGGGTTCTTCTGGTATTTCTTGGAGAGATCCAGGATTGCGGAGGGCATCGTTGCCGAGAAGAGGAGTGTCTGCCTTCCCTTTGGCGATGACTTCAGGATACGTGCGATGTCGTCACGGAATCCCATGTCAAGCATCTGGTCTGCTTCGTCGAGAACGACAAAGCGAAGATTGGCGACGCTGAGGGTCTTGCGCTCCATGTGATCCATGATACGGCCGGGCGTTCCGATAACGATCTGTGCTCCAGCCCGAAGTGCCCGGAACTGCCGCTCGATTGGCTGTCCGCCATAGACGGGAACAATTGAGATGCCTTTTCTATACTGGCCAAAACGTGCAAACTCTTCTGCAATCTGTATTGCAAGTTCCCGGGTCGGTGCCAGGACGAGTGCCTGGACATCGCGGTTGTCGGGATCGATCATCTCGATGAGAGGGAGGCCGAAAGCAGCGGTCTTTCCGGTTCCGGTTTGTGCCTGGCCGGTGATATCTTTCCCTTCAAGAATGTGAGGGATTGCCATCGACTGAATTGGTGTCGCCTCTTCAAAGCCCATATCCGCAACGGCCTTGAGGAGGTCCTGGGATATTGAAAAATCCGAAAATTTTTTTGGTTCTTCCATTAGGTACTATATCATTCTCTGAGGACTTAGTATCTTTGGATAGGGGAGATATCCGGACCAGAAAATGATTGAATAGTTTTCATAAAAAGAGGGATTTGGAATGCTACCTGCTGTTTATCGGCTTGAGCAGGAAATGACCGATAAGCGCACCGATGACCGCCAGGCCGATAATATAGGGGAAAACTCCAAGGTAACTTCCCGTAGAGTCTCTGATAAACCCGGCAAGCTGAGGACCGGCGATGGCACCCGCACCATAGGCAAGGAAGACAAGTCCGTAACACCGCGGATAGTCACAGGTTCCAAAGAACCGTGCGGTCGCTGTCGGTGCTATGGCAAGCCATCCGCCCAGGCATCCCCAGAGAAGACAGAATGCGATGATGTAGGTGATCTGAGAGGGAGCAACCCAGAGCATCATCGAGGCACCTGCGATCAGCAGGAAGGATATAACTGCCGCCCGGGCCGGTCTGAGGAAATCCGTCAGCCATCCAAAGAAGGGGCGCCCTCCTCCGTTAAAGATGGCAAAGACCCCGACGAGTGCTGTTGCAAGTACCGGAGCGATCCCAACCACCTCGACTCCGACCGGCTGAGCGATGGATATCGCCATCAACCCGGCGAGACAGCCGATGAAGTAGCAGATCCAGAGCCCATAGAAGGTCGGGGTCCTGATCATCTGGGATCTATCGCACTCGCAGGTCTCAGCAATCGCTGATGGGGCAGGTCTCCAGCCCGGAGGTGCATACCCTGGCTCAGGAAATCTGAGCGGGAGTGCACAGAGCGTGATGATGACGAGGAATGCAACACCAAAGACCCGGAATGTGTCCATCACTCCAATGAGCGGGATGAGGTATCCGGCGATGTTTGCTGATATGAATGCTGAAAACCCAAATCCAAGCAGTGCAAGCCCGACGGCAAAACCACGCTTGTCCGGGAACCAGCGTGTGGCAAGAGCGACAGGTACGCCATAGGCGATCCCGACTCCTGCACCACCGATCACACCATAGACGAGATAGAGCATCTCAACAGATGTTACCATTGATGCCAGCAGCCAGCCAAGCCCGGTGAGCAACCCTCCGACGATGGTTGTCTTCCTGGGTCCCCATTGATCGATGTACTTCCCTGTCAGTGGCATCGCTATGGCAAATGCTGCAAGGAAGACCGAAAAAGGCATCAGGATCTCGTTTGAGGTCACCGTCTTTCCGAGATCAGTGATGAAGTAGTCTGTCAGAGGTCTGACAAAGACACTCCATGCATAGATGCTTCCAAGACAGATATTGATGATCAACCCGAGCAGAACGTAGAGCCAGCGCCCACGCTCTACCGGGAGTCCGAGTATGTGTTTATCATGCATGGTATAACCGGATAAATAGGTGGGGGGTGTTTACTCTTCCAGTGTCGATATGTCACCTGGATCGATTCCCATCTCCTGAGCCTTCAGGACACGCCGCATGATCTTTCCGCTCCTCGTCTTTGGCAGGGAGGGGACGAAATCGATCTCAGACGGCATTGCAATTGGGCCGATACTCATCCTGACATGGTAGATCAGCTCGTTCCTGAGCTTCTCACTCGGCTCATGACCAAGCCTGAGGATGACGAAGGCCTTGACCGCCTGCCCTTTCATCGTATCGGGTTTACCGATGACAGCCGCCTCTGCGACCGCTTCGTGGGAGACGAGGGCACTCTCAACCTCGGCGGTTCCGATGTTGTGGCCGGCGACGATGATGATATCATCGGCACGCCCAAGTACCATGATATACCCGTCTTTGTCCTTGACAGCGAGATCGCCTGCGGTGTAGTATGGGGGGATCGTCTCCCAGTACTGGCGGTACCGCTCGTCATTGTTATGAACCGTCCTCATCATCGATGGCCAGGGCTCTTTGAGGACCAGGAGTCCGCCGACATTTGGCGGTACCGGGTTCCCTTCCTTGTCGACGACATCTGCCTGGACGCCGGGGATCGGACGACCCGCAAAGCCGGGCTTCATCGGCTCACCAACCATCGTTGTGATCATGTGCATCCCCGTCTCGGTCTGCCACCACGTATCCAGGATTGGACATTGCGACTTTCCGATCACCCGGTGATACCACTCAAACGCCTCGGGGTTGAGGGGCTCTCCGACCGATCCGATGATCCGAAGCGAGTCCAGGTTCGCCTTGTTTGGCCACTCCTCACCGAACTTCATGAACATCCTGATCGCAGTTGGTGCGGTGTAGAAGATAGTGACACCAAAGTCTTCGATGATCTTCCACCAGTTGCTTGGATCCGGATAGTCGGGGACAGTCTCGGTGATCATGATGGTTGCCCCCACCGCAAGCGGCCCGTAGACGATATAGCTGTGGCCGGTGACCCAACCCGGATCAGCAGTACACCAGTGAACATCGTTCTCCTTCATGTCGAAGACATACTTTGTGGTATAGTATGTCCCTACCATGTACCCTCCTGTGGTGTGGACGATACCTTTTGGCTGGCCGGTCGTTCCGGATGTATAGAGGATATAGAGCGGATCCTCAGCATCCATCACCTCAGGTTCGCAGATCTTGTCAGCGGATTCGATGAGTTCATGGTAGTCGATCTCCATCTCCGAGACAAGTTCAACCTGGGGCTTCTCACGCCGTAACACCACGATCTTCTCCACACTCGGGGCATTGACGACTGCATCGCCGACGATCGATTTGAGGGGGACCCTTTTTCCACGGCGGTATCCGACATCGCTGGTGATAACGACTTTTGCGGCCGCATCGCGTATGCGGGTATTTAATGCTGCTGCGCCGAACCCTCCAAAGACGATGCTATGGACTGCCCCTATTCTGGCACAGGCCAGGATTGAGACGATCTGCTCGGGAACAAGCGGCATGTAGATACAGACCGTATCCCCTTTGCCGACACCAAGGCTCTTTAATGCATTGGCACATTTCTGGACTTCGCGGTGCAGCTGCCGGTAGGTGAGTATCCGCTCCTGCCCTTCCTCTTCTCCACGCCAGATCAGGGCAACTTTGTTCTTCCGCTCGCTGTTGACATGCCGGTCGAGGCAGTTGTAGGTGATGTTGGTTTTGCCGTTGACAAACCATTTCGCATACGGGTGGCTCCACTCTTTCAGCTTGTCCCATGGTTTGAACCAGGTGAGCTCTTCTGCAATCTTCTCCCAGAATGCATCCGGGTCTTTGAGATAGCGGTTGTATGCCTCGTTATAATCACCGATGTTCGATGCCTCCTTGTACGAAGGATCGGGCACATAGGTCTTTGATTCGAGTTTCACATCGAAAGATTCTGCCATTGTCTTCTCCCCCATGCAGTATGCATGGATGCTGGATCAGGTCTCCCTGATCTATTTGCAGTGCTTACACACTCTGGTTGAATCTGATATGTGATAAAGGTTATATTTGTTGAACGCATATGCACTGCATAATAAAGTGCGGGGTTCTTGGGGGTCTCTGCTAATGACCGTAAATAATGAAGAAATGATTCAGATAAAGGAGCTTCTCAAACGCTATCCAAGAGGGATGAGTATCACGGAGATATCATCTGCACTGCATCTCCATCGGAATACCGCTGCGAAGTACCTGGATATTCTCAAACTCAAAGGTGATGTGGATCGAAAGCAGATCGGAACGGCAAAGAATTATTTCCTCGTTCAACGGGTGCCTGTCTCCTCCCTGATCAGCTACTGGCCAGCCCCTGTCATCATCACCGACGCCCGGCTCCATGCCGTCATGGTGACCGAAGGTGTTCTTCACCTTCTTGGCTGTTCTCTTGATGTCATTTATGGAGAAGTGATCGAGGAAATTCCAATCTCACTCTTCAATAACCCGGAGATCACCCGTATCTGCCATGACGCGGTCCAGGGCATATCCGGGTCGCTCCCGGTCAGGACGGTGATCAGAAAGCGGGAACTCGTCCTCCGAATCGTCGGGATACCTGTCGTCTTTGATACCGGACGGGACGGGGCGGCACTCGCCTTCTATGATGAAACAGGTGAGTACCATGCCAGGACGGAACAGGAGCGATACAAAAAGCAGTACGAGGCTCTGACAAGAGGACAGACCGAATTTGTTCTTCATCTCAGTCCTGATATGGCGGTGACATACCTCAATACTCCGTTCTCCATCCGTGCAGGGCGAAGTGAGGATCAGATACATGGAATGGCTTTCCGGTCATTCTTCCCTGCGACTGCCCATGACATGATCGCCTCACTTCCCGGAGGTATTACCATCACCTCGCCCTCTGCAGAAGCAACTCTCCCGGTGATCAGGACTGATGGAACTCTTGGGAGGGAGCAGTGGAGTATCCACGGTATCTTCGATGATCAGGGGAGGGTGATTATCTACCATGCAGTCGGGCGTGATATCACCGAGCTCATCACCTGCCGCGAGAAGCTCGACCAGTACCACAGGAATCTTGAAGAGCTCATCGAAGAGCGGACCCGATCGATGCAGGAGGCGAACCGGATGCTGATGGCGACGATCCGGGAGAAAGAGGATCTCGAGCGGGATCTCCTTTTCATTGAGTATGCCTTTGATCATGCCTCCGACTCGATCCTTCTCTTTAATGAGGAGGGGAGGATCATCCGGGCAAACCAGACGGCCTCTATCCTCCTTGGGTATTCCCAGGAGGAACTGACAGGGTTGTATGTCTATGAGATCAATCCCTCAATCTCAAAGAAGCGATGGGGGGAGATGTGGTCTGCCGGATACCCTGGGAGAAGGGAGAGGATTGAATCGATCCATCGACGGCGCAATGGGGAGATATTCCCGGTGGATGTTGCCCGGACATTTGTTCGTTTCCTCGACAAAATGTACTTCTGTTCAATCGCACGGCCAATAGAGGCTGGTCACAGAGAAGAAATACATTAAAGGCTTCCGAGCCCGAAAGGATTAGAAATCAGTATCTGACGGGTTCATTCCCGTCTTTTCGCCGGAGTGGATGGAATGTTTGAAAAAACACTGATTCCGGTCTCATATGGGGAGAGACCAGAGGAAATAAAAAAAATCGGAAAGATCCTGAAGAACCTTGGGTCCAACTCCATCTGCCTCTTCCATGTCACTGAGGCGGGCTCATTCTTCCGGGGATCTGATATCTCCTGGCTGATGATCCTCAAAGAGGCACTGGAGGAGCTCGGTCTTGATGTGGAGGTGAAGATGGGGGCCGATCATATCGCCTCTTCCATTGCTGAAGCGGCACTGCATGAGGGTGCTGATGAGATCTATATGAAGACGAAACGGCGCTGGCAGATCGGGACGATGCTCCTTGGCAGCATATCAAGGGATCTCCTCCGCCTCTCAGATATTCCGGTCTTTGTCCATAAGGTGAGACCCCGCCTTCCTGGTGATGAGGCGGTGATCACACGGGAAGATCTGATCATCCTGTATGCAACCGACTTCGGTGAGGCATCCACCCGTCCAATCCCGTATCTGATGGAGTTTCAAGGGGGGTGGTGCCATATCCTGCATGTGAGGGGGAGGATGGCGGATCCCTTTGCCGAGGAGATAGAAAAGAGACGTCTGCATGAGAAGCTTACTGCAGTTGAAGAGGAGCTTCGCCCCTACTATGGCCGCGTCACCTCAGAAGAGGTGATTGGTGATCCGTCATCTGAAGTGCTGCGGGTCTCAGACCAGATCAGTGCCGATGTGATCGTCCTTGGGAGAAAGAAGCCCGCCTTCTTCTCTGCACCAATGGGCGAGACCGCAGAGAGGATCGTCACCTCATCCAGGGCATCGATCTTCCTTGTACCATAACCGGAGGTTTGTATGTGGATTGATTATATGAAAAGAGAGTCCGTTTTCCTTCTCTCATCCGGGATTATCCTCTTCTTCATCGCGGTCGGGATCATCACCCCCGATCTGCTCGAATCGGTATCGCAATCTATCCATGCCGGAATTCTTGATTATTTCAGCTGGCTGTATCTCATATCTGCGTTCTTCTTTCTTATCTTCGTACTGGGAATTGCTCTTTCACAGTATGGAACGATCAAGCTTGGGTATGATGCAGAGAGGCCTCAATACAGCTTCTTTGGATGGATTGCGATGCTTTTTGCAGCAGGAATGGGTATTGGACTCATATTCTGGGGTGTCTCTGAGCCGCTGCTCCATTTCCTCATGCCACCGCCCTTCCTGACCTCCTCAAGCCCGGAAGCAGCATCATTTGCGATGCGGTATGTCTTCTTTCACTGGGGCATTCATCCGTGGGCTATCTACACCATCGTGTCCCTCTCGATTGCCTACTTCTCGTTCCGGCGGGGAATGCCTGCGCTGATCAGCTCATGTTTTTACCCTGTACTTGGGGAGAGAATTTACGGGATGCCCGGCAAGCTCGTTGATGTGCTGGCCGTCTTTGCAACGGTTTTTGGGACAGCGACCTCTCTTGGCTTTGGTGCCCTCCAGATTCATGCAGGGTTTACCCATCTCTATGGATTATCGTCTGCAATCTCGGTAACGATTGGGATCATCGTCATTGCCACTGCCCTCTTTATGGCATCTGCAATCCTTGGTGTCGAGAAGGGTGTTCAGATACTCTCCAAAATTAATATCATCATCGCGACAATCCTTCTTCTCTTCATCCTCTCGCTTGGGTCGACACCCTATATTCTCAATATCTTCACCTCCACCCTCGGAGGATATATCAATAATGTCATTGATCTCAGTCTCCAGTCCTATCCCTTTGCCGGGTATGAATGGAGCAGAGACTGGACGGTCTTCTACTGGGCATGGTGGATCTCCTGGTCGCCCTTCGTCGGACTCTTTATCGCCCGAATCTCCCGTGGCCGGACGATTCGTGAATTTGTCCTCACTGTCCTCTCTGTCCCGACCCTCTTCACCTTCATCTGGTTCTCTGTCTTTGGGGGGTCGGCGCTGTATCTTGAGCTGGAGCAGGGAGTCGATCTCGCACGCGTTGCCGGTGAGGATGTCTCGCTTGCTCTCTTTGTATTCCTTGAACAGTACCCGGTATCCGGACTTCTCTCCCTCATTGTGATCCTCCTCCTGATCGTCTTCTTCGTCACCTCGGCTGATTCGGCGACGGTGGTGCTCGGCTCCCTCACCTCAGGGGGGAGTATGATCGTTCCGATGTACAAAAAAGTGATCTGGGGCCTCTCTCTCTCAACGGTGGCGATTGTCCTGCTTCTGACCGGGGGGCTTGATGCCCTTCAGATGATGGCGATCACAGCGGCATTCCCGTTTATGATCGTGATGATCATCCTCTGTTATACACTCTGGATTGGCCTTTCGCAGGAGAAGGATCGGGTAGAGAAATGAAGGGGGAGTACATCCTCCATCTGCCTCTATTTTAAATAAACGCTGCATATATTCGATAAATCTAATTTGAATAAATATATATATCGGGATGTTGTAGGAGATGTATGACCCAGAAAGGGGAATCACTGAATCTCTATAGCCGGGAGTATATCATGCCCGGCTCGATGATGAAAGGACAGAGAACATCTCCTCGCTCCGGATACGTGGCATCTGCAAAAAGCCGGGATATTTACAGCCGTGAGTATCGTATGGCCGTGGCTTCGGCATCACGCTCTGCCGGAAAGAAGGCGGTGTCTTCACCTGCTATGAAGGAGAGGGATGCCTATAGCCGCGAGTACCTGGTTGCAGGGAAGGGTGGATCCGGCATATCCCTGGTGCCCAAAGGAACAAAGGAGCGTGACCTCTACAGCCGGGAGTATCTGCTGCCTGGTGCGGCATCGCCGGTCTCTCCCGTGAAGAAAGAGGCGGTCAGGAAGCCACCTGTTATGACGGCCCGGGAGAGGGTCCCGGATGCCTACAGCCGCACGTACCTGATCCCCGGAGAGGGTACAGGAACTGCATTATCCTCATCAAAAGTCGGGGACAAAGATATCTATGGCAGAAACTATGTGATACCTCAATTTGGTCTCAAATCCGGAGGATCTGCGCATGTTTCCATGTATAAGCCTGGGGCGTTTACGATAGAAGGCTCTCCGGTGAAGGCTGCTGTGGAAAAGAAAGAGACCCCTCCTGCACCTCCACAGGAGAAGGCTCCTGAAAAGGTATCAGAGGAGTCGCTCGTGGAGAAGATATCAAGGTTCGTCCATGGTATCTTTGGATCGAAATAAAACAGCCCCCTTGCCGGGGAAGTAAACCCATTTCTTTTTTCAAACCCCCTCCGATGGAATGAGCTTCGTACGTTGATACCCCGATACATACGTCCTGTTCTTTCTGATCCAACTGGAAGGTATCATGGATTGGGTATGGTATTATAAAAGGAGAATGTGAGGATAATCCTGATATCGATCACCCTCTTAGGTTGTTTCAATAGCTATACCTTCATCCGGGACCTGGTCTAAGGGGTAAAAGCCAGTCTCTTCACCGTTTTGGTCTTCATCTTCATCTTCGGCTTCGGCTTCGTCGCCAGCTTTGATCCCGGTTTCCTCA
Above is a window of Methanocalculus alkaliphilus DNA encoding:
- the acs gene encoding acetate--CoA ligase, with protein sequence MAESFDVKLESKTYVPDPSYKEASNIGDYNEAYNRYLKDPDAFWEKIAEELTWFKPWDKLKEWSHPYAKWFVNGKTNITYNCLDRHVNSERKNKVALIWRGEEEGQERILTYRQLHREVQKCANALKSLGVGKGDTVCIYMPLVPEQIVSILACARIGAVHSIVFGGFGAAALNTRIRDAAAKVVITSDVGYRRGKRVPLKSIVGDAVVNAPSVEKIVVLRREKPQVELVSEMEIDYHELIESADKICEPEVMDAEDPLYILYTSGTTGQPKGIVHTTGGYMVGTYYTTKYVFDMKENDVHWCTADPGWVTGHSYIVYGPLAVGATIMITETVPDYPDPSNWWKIIEDFGVTIFYTAPTAIRMFMKFGEEWPNKANLDSLRIIGSVGEPLNPEAFEWYHRVIGKSQCPILDTWWQTETGMHMITTMVGEPMKPGFAGRPIPGVQADVVDKEGNPVPPNVGGLLVLKEPWPSMMRTVHNNDERYRQYWETIPPYYTAGDLAVKDKDGYIMVLGRADDIIIVAGHNIGTAEVESALVSHEAVAEAAVIGKPDTMKGQAVKAFVILRLGHEPSEKLRNELIYHVRMSIGPIAMPSEIDFVPSLPKTRSGKIMRRVLKAQEMGIDPGDISTLEE
- a CDS encoding L-lactate MFS transporter — encoded protein: MHDKHILGLPVERGRWLYVLLGLIINICLGSIYAWSVFVRPLTDYFITDLGKTVTSNEILMPFSVFLAAFAIAMPLTGKYIDQWGPRKTTIVGGLLTGLGWLLASMVTSVEMLYLVYGVIGGAGVGIAYGVPVALATRWFPDKRGFAVGLALLGFGFSAFISANIAGYLIPLIGVMDTFRVFGVAFLVIITLCALPLRFPEPGYAPPGWRPAPSAIAETCECDRSQMIRTPTFYGLWICYFIGCLAGLMAISIAQPVGVEVVGIAPVLATALVGVFAIFNGGGRPFFGWLTDFLRPARAAVISFLLIAGASMMLWVAPSQITYIIAFCLLWGCLGGWLAIAPTATARFFGTCDYPRCYGLVFLAYGAGAIAGPQLAGFIRDSTGSYLGVFPYIIGLAVIGALIGHFLLKPINSR
- a CDS encoding BCCT family transporter, with the protein product MWIDYMKRESVFLLSSGIILFFIAVGIITPDLLESVSQSIHAGILDYFSWLYLISAFFFLIFVLGIALSQYGTIKLGYDAERPQYSFFGWIAMLFAAGMGIGLIFWGVSEPLLHFLMPPPFLTSSSPEAASFAMRYVFFHWGIHPWAIYTIVSLSIAYFSFRRGMPALISSCFYPVLGERIYGMPGKLVDVLAVFATVFGTATSLGFGALQIHAGFTHLYGLSSAISVTIGIIVIATALFMASAILGVEKGVQILSKINIIIATILLLFILSLGSTPYILNIFTSTLGGYINNVIDLSLQSYPFAGYEWSRDWTVFYWAWWISWSPFVGLFIARISRGRTIREFVLTVLSVPTLFTFIWFSVFGGSALYLELEQGVDLARVAGEDVSLALFVFLEQYPVSGLLSLIVILLLIVFFVTSADSATVVLGSLTSGGSMIVPMYKKVIWGLSLSTVAIVLLLTGGLDALQMMAITAAFPFMIVMIILCYTLWIGLSQEKDRVEK
- a CDS encoding universal stress protein translates to MFEKTLIPVSYGERPEEIKKIGKILKNLGSNSICLFHVTEAGSFFRGSDISWLMILKEALEELGLDVEVKMGADHIASSIAEAALHEGADEIYMKTKRRWQIGTMLLGSISRDLLRLSDIPVFVHKVRPRLPGDEAVITREDLIILYATDFGEASTRPIPYLMEFQGGWCHILHVRGRMADPFAEEIEKRRLHEKLTAVEEELRPYYGRVTSEEVIGDPSSEVLRVSDQISADVIVLGRKKPAFFSAPMGETAERIVTSSRASIFLVP
- a CDS encoding DEAD/DEAH box helicase encodes the protein MEEPKKFSDFSISQDLLKAVADMGFEEATPIQSMAIPHILEGKDITGQAQTGTGKTAAFGLPLIEMIDPDNRDVQALVLAPTRELAIQIAEEFARFGQYRKGISIVPVYGGQPIERQFRALRAGAQIVIGTPGRIMDHMERKTLSVANLRFVVLDEADQMLDMGFRDDIARILKSSPKGRQTLLFSATMPSAILDLSKKYQKNPEFIKVVHAEMTVPQIEQYYLEVKDRQKLDVLCNLIDIQNPDLAMVFCNTKRAVDDVTSRLQARGYFADALHGDMKQTQRDRVMGKFRKRQIDILVATDVAARGLDISEIDTVFNYDVPQDVEYYIHRIGRTARAGRAGSSFSFVAPKEIYKLREIQRFAKIKIVRMALPTPDDVEASQARVLIDKVKEVCETGLGERFIPHVEQALEEGLTCIEIATALMKIHLGGRDTEERTYGNEGGTIEPGMARLRISIGKDRQIRAKDIVGAIAGETGLPGRSIGAIDIYETFTYVDVPAENAREVVEIMKDRTIRGLTVEISRVETKN
- a CDS encoding PAS domain-containing protein is translated as MIQIKELLKRYPRGMSITEISSALHLHRNTAAKYLDILKLKGDVDRKQIGTAKNYFLVQRVPVSSLISYWPAPVIITDARLHAVMVTEGVLHLLGCSLDVIYGEVIEEIPISLFNNPEITRICHDAVQGISGSLPVRTVIRKRELVLRIVGIPVVFDTGRDGAALAFYDETGEYHARTEQERYKKQYEALTRGQTEFVLHLSPDMAVTYLNTPFSIRAGRSEDQIHGMAFRSFFPATAHDMIASLPGGITITSPSAEATLPVIRTDGTLGREQWSIHGIFDDQGRVIIYHAVGRDITELITCREKLDQYHRNLEELIEERTRSMQEANRMLMATIREKEDLERDLLFIEYAFDHASDSILLFNEEGRIIRANQTASILLGYSQEELTGLYVYEINPSISKKRWGEMWSAGYPGRRERIESIHRRRNGEIFPVDVARTFVRFLDKMYFCSIARPIEAGHREEIH